The Tautonia plasticadhaerens nucleotide sequence AGGCGCAACCGATGAGGTGGACACGAATCCGCGCCGGACTGCTCGGGGCGTGCTGCCTGGCCGTCGTCGGGATCGGGTCGAGCGGGGACGCCGTGGAGGCGAGGCACCAGGACGAACCCCCCGGCGACCGGGCACTCGGCCTGTTCATGCAGGCCAAGCTCGACCACGCCAAGGACGTGCTCGAAGGGCTGACCACGGGGGACTTCACCCGGGTCGTCCGGGGGGCCCAGGCCCTCCGAGAGCTGACCGAGGACGAACTCTGGCGCGTGAATCCGAACATCAATTACGTGCGGTACACCGAGGAGTTCGCCCGCCTGGCCGACGCCCTGGAGGCCGAGGGCCAGTCCCAGGACATCGACGGGGCGACCCTGAACTTCGTGAACCTGACAATCAACTGCGTCAACTGCCACACGTTCGTCCGGGACGAGCGGGTTACCCTGGTGGATCCGGACGCCCTGATCCGCTGACCCCGGGCCCCCGGATCAGGACCCGAGCGGCCCCTCGGCGATGAACGGGAGCGTGGCGAGGCCGGCGACGTAGATCAGGAGCATCAGCACGCTCTCGAAGCCGATGTTCGCCGGCCCGTGACGCTCCCGGGAGACCAGCCCGAGCACGAGGATGACGTTCAGGAGGATCGTGATCCCGAGCAGGAAGACCTCGCGCCGGCCGATCCCCGGGGCGTGGAAGATCGAGCCGCCGAGGAAGGCGAGGTCGGCGGCGACGACGAAGACGACGTCGAAGACGTTGCCGCCGACGATGTCCGCGACCGCCAGCGTCAGGGCGCCGATCCGGACGGCCGAGACGGTGGTGATCAGCTCCGGGATCGAGGTGGCGACGGCCGTGAAGAGGCCCCCCATCAAGACCTCCGGGATGCCCGCCCGCTCGCCGAAGTGGCCGGCGGCCCTGGCGATCGCGAAGCCGCAGAGGCCGATGACGGCCGCGCAGGCGAGGAAGTCGAGGATCATCGGGCCCAGGGGCTCGTCCCCGGCCCCCGGCTCGGGGAGGTCGACCACCGTCTCCTCGGTGCGCTCGGGCCGCCACATCGGCTCCCGTCCGCCCCGGAAGGCGAGCCGGAAGCCGAGCAACGTCGCCGCCAGCAGCACGGGGGTGATCGGGCTGACGTGGAGGACCGAGACGGGGGGGGACGCGACGCCGATCAGCACCAGGGTCAGCAGCATCAGCAGGACGATCACCTGCAAGACGTTGGCGATCGAGGCGGCGGCGTGCTCCAGGTTCGCCTTGCGGTGGAAGACGTCGGCGACGGCGAGGAAGGCCGTCTGCGCGGCGATCCCGCCGACGGCGTTGCTCAGGGCCAGGGCCGCCCGGCCGTCGATCGCGGCGGTGATCGAGGCGACCAGGCCCGGCAGCGAGGTGAACATGCCGAGCAGCAGCGTGCCCGCCATCGCCTCGCCGATGCCGGTGCGGTCGGCGAGCCGGTCCCCCAGCCTCGCCAGCCGGGAGCCCGCCAGGGCGATCACCGCCGCCGCCGCGAGGAAGACCGCCACGTCGGCCCAGGGGGGCCAGGTTGATCCGGACACGCGACTCCCCTTCCGAGCGGCCCCCGAGCGGCCCGCCTCGACGCCCGAGGCGGGCCTGGGGATCCCGAGGGGTGTGCAGATCGGATGCCTCAGCCGCCGAAGAGCTTGGCGTCGCCGTCCCCCAGTCCCCCCTTGAGCGGGACCTTGCGTTCCTTCTTCGGCTTCGGCGGCTCGTCCCCCTCGGGCTCGTCTTCGTCGGCGACGACCGGCTCGTCCTTGGCGGTGGGCTTGATGGAGAGGCTCATCCGCTTGGCCTCGGCGTCGATGTCGAGGATCCGGGCGTCGACCTCCTGGCCCTCCTGGACGACGTCCTTGACGCGACGGACCCGGCCGGCCCCCAGCTCGGAGATGTGGATCAGGCCCTCGACGCCGGGCTCGACCTCGACGAAGGCGCCGAACTCCATCAGCTTGACGACCTTGCCCTTGATCACCTGGCCCCGGCCGTAGCGGTGTTCGACGGTGTCCCAGGGGCTCGGCGCCAGCTGCTTCAGGCCCAGGCCGACCCGGTCCTTCTCGCGCTCGAGCTTGAGGACCTTGACC carries:
- a CDS encoding sodium:calcium antiporter yields the protein MSGSTWPPWADVAVFLAAAAVIALAGSRLARLGDRLADRTGIGEAMAGTLLLGMFTSLPGLVASITAAIDGRAALALSNAVGGIAAQTAFLAVADVFHRKANLEHAAASIANVLQVIVLLMLLTLVLIGVASPPVSVLHVSPITPVLLAATLLGFRLAFRGGREPMWRPERTEETVVDLPEPGAGDEPLGPMILDFLACAAVIGLCGFAIARAAGHFGERAGIPEVLMGGLFTAVATSIPELITTVSAVRIGALTLAVADIVGGNVFDVVFVVAADLAFLGGSIFHAPGIGRREVFLLGITILLNVILVLGLVSRERHGPANIGFESVLMLLIYVAGLATLPFIAEGPLGS